The following proteins are co-located in the Thermodesulfobacteriota bacterium genome:
- a CDS encoding MBL fold metallo-hydrolase has protein sequence MKKEIIHLRQADGLEIITLVDNFSDVLLPGNQTVIRPPLAKEDIIPQNTLLAEHGLSLLVNVRAKEETHSIVLDAGYTNVAVPYNLEYLGLSLEDVEAIVLSHGHMDHVGALKEVIDLAGSGTKLIFHPDAFLPRSIRFPSDQQVFLPEFPSLDTLKEWGADVMENKDPLLLGQDCILVTGEVPRTTSFEKGMPGALIKRNGKFISDTFKDDQSLVINLGPKGLVVISGCAHAGIMNSVLYASQITGQKKICAVIGGFHLSGPVMEPSIEPTIEEMKKMDLQLISPMHCTGFKAIARFAEEMPEAFVLNSVGSRIVL, from the coding sequence ATGAAAAAAGAGATCATACATTTACGTCAGGCAGATGGACTAGAGATTATTACCCTGGTGGATAATTTTTCCGATGTCCTTTTGCCAGGGAATCAAACAGTCATCCGGCCCCCCCTTGCTAAAGAAGACATAATTCCCCAAAACACGTTGCTGGCTGAGCATGGTCTTTCCCTTCTGGTGAATGTTCGGGCAAAGGAAGAGACTCATTCTATCGTACTTGATGCAGGCTATACAAATGTTGCCGTTCCCTACAACCTTGAATATCTGGGGCTGTCGTTAGAAGATGTTGAGGCAATTGTTCTCAGCCACGGCCATATGGATCATGTTGGGGCGTTAAAGGAAGTTATTGATTTAGCAGGATCGGGAACAAAACTCATCTTTCATCCGGACGCTTTTTTGCCCCGCTCTATTCGATTTCCTTCAGATCAACAGGTGTTTTTACCTGAATTTCCCTCTTTAGATACGCTTAAAGAGTGGGGGGCAGATGTGATGGAAAACAAAGACCCGCTCCTGTTGGGCCAGGATTGTATCCTGGTTACCGGTGAAGTCCCCCGAACCACCTCATTTGAAAAAGGGATGCCAGGGGCTCTGATAAAGCGCAATGGCAAGTTTATTTCAGATACATTCAAGGATGACCAGTCTTTGGTCATAAATCTCGGTCCAAAGGGACTGGTGGTGATTTCCGGATGTGCCCATGCCGGTATCATGAATTCTGTTTTATATGCCAGCCAAATAACCGGTCAAAAAAAGATTTGTGCTGTCATTGGCGGTTTTCATTTGAGTGGACCAGTTATGGAGCCTTCGATTGAACCCACCATTGAAGAAATGAAAAAAATGGATTTGCAACTGATTTCGCCAATGCATTGTACCGGGTTCAAAGCAATTGCACGGTTTGCCGAGGAAATGCCCGAGGCTTTTGTCCTCAACAGTGTCGGCAGCCGGATCGTGCTTTAG
- a CDS encoding bifunctional precorrin-2 dehydrogenase/sirohydrochlorin ferrochelatase produces MRYYPVSLDIKNRKCLVVGGGAVGTRKVRKLVECGAKVTVVSPHVKEKLLELAGSHSIVLKKRAYRATDLDGMFLVMGTTDDEALNRKISEAAEKRNILCNIADCPQVCNFILPSIVHRGDLTISISTSGKSPALAKKLRLELEGQFGSEYAELLCLMGAIRKNLLSQKHQPEAHKRLFEQLIGRGLLNMIRDRRKDEIDSLLREVLGEGFEFDLLMETGI; encoded by the coding sequence ATGCGATATTATCCTGTCAGCCTTGATATAAAAAATCGAAAATGCTTAGTGGTCGGGGGCGGAGCTGTCGGCACCCGGAAGGTCCGCAAACTGGTGGAATGTGGCGCAAAAGTGACTGTTGTAAGCCCTCATGTTAAAGAAAAATTGCTTGAGCTCGCCGGCAGCCATTCAATAGTTTTAAAAAAGAGGGCTTACCGAGCGACTGATCTTGACGGCATGTTTCTGGTGATGGGTACCACCGATGATGAAGCCTTAAACCGTAAAATCAGCGAAGCGGCAGAGAAGCGTAATATACTGTGCAACATCGCAGATTGCCCTCAAGTTTGTAATTTTATCCTGCCCTCCATCGTTCACCGGGGGGATTTGACCATCAGCATCTCAACTTCCGGAAAAAGTCCGGCGTTAGCAAAGAAATTGCGTCTGGAACTTGAAGGACAATTTGGGAGTGAGTATGCGGAGTTACTCTGCTTGATGGGGGCGATACGAAAAAATCTGTTAAGCCAAAAACACCAACCAGAGGCGCATAAACGACTTTTTGAACAGCTTATCGGCAGAGGTCTCCTTAATATGATCCGCGACAGGCGAAAAGATGAAATTGATTCTTTGCTGCGCGAGGTTCTTGGAGAAGGGTTTGAGTTTGATCTGCTGATGGAAACCGGAATATAG
- the ccsB gene encoding c-type cytochrome biogenesis protein CcsB: MEIVTIIFILLYMLSAATYLAYLFLQKDYLQRTGFIILLVGFFFHTAIIASGFIKTGHFPAHNLRETLMVAGCAIAGVFLIIQYKFKLKILGVFAAPLIVLVVMGAYLLPGEPAQPTNIFKNFWLISHIITIFIGEASFALACLVGILYLMQEHAIKTKTHGFFYRRLPSLELLDTTGYACIVVGFTLLTIGLITGLVYAKAVWGRFWNWDPKEVWSGITWLLYAALLHERLVVGWRGRKAAIMAIVGFAVLLFTFFGVNFLLKGHHGVFTRF; this comes from the coding sequence ATGGAAATTGTAACAATCATTTTTATCTTGTTGTACATGCTAAGTGCGGCAACATATTTGGCATATCTTTTCTTGCAGAAAGACTATCTGCAAAGGACGGGATTTATTATTCTGCTGGTCGGGTTTTTCTTCCATACGGCCATCATTGCCTCCGGATTTATAAAAACAGGTCATTTTCCTGCGCATAATCTTCGGGAAACTCTCATGGTGGCTGGATGCGCCATTGCAGGGGTCTTTTTAATCATCCAGTATAAATTCAAGCTTAAAATTCTGGGAGTATTCGCTGCGCCGCTGATAGTTCTGGTGGTCATGGGTGCCTATTTATTGCCCGGTGAGCCTGCTCAGCCGACCAATATCTTTAAAAATTTCTGGCTGATCTCCCATATTATCACCATTTTTATCGGGGAGGCTTCGTTTGCGCTGGCTTGCTTGGTTGGAATTTTATATCTAATGCAGGAGCACGCCATAAAGACTAAAACTCACGGATTTTTTTATCGGCGACTTCCTTCACTTGAGCTGCTGGATACCACCGGATATGCCTGTATCGTGGTCGGTTTTACCCTGCTCACCATTGGGCTGATTACCGGTTTGGTGTATGCCAAAGCGGTGTGGGGTAGATTCTGGAACTGGGACCCGAAAGAAGTATGGTCCGGCATCACCTGGCTTCTGTATGCCGCCCTTCTCCATGAACGCCTGGTAGTTGGATGGCGGGGGCGAAAAGCAGCCATTATGGCCATTGTCGGTTTTGCAGTCCTGTTGTTTACTTTTTTTGGTGTCAACTTTTTACTAAAAGGGCACCATGGCGTATTTACAAGATTTTAA